The DNA sequence GGTCGCCATGCGGAACGCATCGCAAAGATAGAAGCAGAGATACTCAACTTTAATAGTCATTCAAAATAGAAGGAAATATCAACATTATTTCAATCTACAACAAGGAACATACCTTATGACACTCAATCCTGAAGAGAAAAAAATTATTATTGAAAGTATTCGTGACATTCCAGATTTCCCTAAGAGTGGTATTGTCTTTAAAGACATGACCACCCTACTGAATAATCCAATAGCTTATAAAACTTTAATGGATCACCTTGAAGCACGCTATAGAAGCTATAATCTTGATTATATTGCTGGCATTGATGCACGTGGATTTATTTTTGGTGCGGCACTAGCAGATAGGTTAAATATTGGCTTTGTACCTGTCCGAAAAAAAGGTAAGCTCCCCTATACTACCATTTCAGAAAAATACCTATTAGAGTATGGCTTTGACGAAGTGGAGATACATATCGATGCTTTTAATAAAAATAAAGAGGCAAAAGTACTTCTTGTTGACGATCTTATTGCTACTGGTGGTACTGCTAAAGCAGTAACCAGTCTTATCCATAAAGTAGGTGCACAGTGTGTCGAAGCCTGCTTCATTTTGGAGTTAGCATTTCTTAAAGGTCGAGAGAAATTTTCTATGCCAGTCTACTCTGTACTGCAGGTAGATTAGGGCTACCCTTAACGACGCATTAGGTATAATCTTTACAATATTTTATGAGGAAAGTCCAATGGATTTACACCAATCACTTTATATTCCAAAACCCAGTCCATTTGACCCTGATAGTCATGGTCATTTTGGTAAGTTTGGTGGTCGTTTTGTACCCGAAACCCTCATGCCTGCTCTTGAACAGCTTCGAAAAGACTATGAAACAGTACGTTTTAGTGAAGATTTTTGGAGAGAAGTTGACTACTACTATAAGCACTATGTTGGACGCCCTTCTTCACTCTATCATGCAGCAAATATCTCTCAAGAAATTGGAGCAAAGATTTACCTTAAGCGTGAAGACCTTAACCATACGGGTGCACATAAAATCAATCACTGTATTGCTCAAGCGGTATTGGCAAAGCGTCTAGGCAAGAAAAAGATTATTGCAGAAACCGGTGCAGGACAACATGGGGTTGCCACCGCAACTGTTGCAGCACTCTTTGGGCTAGAGTGTGAAGTATTTATGGGTGCCAAAGATGTGGCTCGCCAAGAGCTCAATGTCTTTCGCATGAAGCTGCTCGGTGCGAAGGTACATGCCGTAGAGAGCGGTTCCAAGACCCTCAAAGATGCCATGAACGATGCCATACGTCACTGGGTAACGCATGCGCGTGATACCTACTATCTCATCGGTACCGTTGCAGGGCCTCACCCCTACCCTATGATGGTGCGTGACATTCAGAGCATCATCGGATGGGAAGCGAAACAGCAGCTTCAGGAGGTTGAAGGCACCCTGCCCGACAAGGTCATTGCCTGTATCGGTGGTGGTTCCAATGCACTGGGTATTTTTAACCACTTCCTCAAAGAGAAAAGTGTTGAATGCATTGGAATCGAAGCAGGCGGTGAAGGGCTTGAGCATAAACATGGTTGCTCACTCGAAAAAGGAAGCCCTGGTGTATTGCATGGGCAACTTAGCTATCTACTTCAAGATGAGGATGGGCAGATACAGGAGGCACACTCCATCTCCGCAGGACTCGACTACCCTGGTATTGGGCCCGAGCACGCCTACCTCAAAGATAATGGTATCGTTACCTACGATCACATTACTGACGATGAAGCAATGGAAGCATTTGTCTGGCTAAGCCAGAAAGAGGGGATTATCCCGGCATTTGAAAGTTCCCATGCTATTGCCTATCTCAAGAAGATGAAGCCTGAAGAGATCAAAGGCAAAACGATCCTCGTCAACCTTTCAGGGCGTGGCGACAAAGATATGATGCAGGCGAAGGATATTTTGGCGGAGCAGTTTGTATAACGGTATTCAATTATGTTCCCCAGTTTTCTCATGGGAAAAATCTCAGAAAATCTTTCTAAGAGAAAATACTTTTCTTGTTTAGATGATGGTTGTTCTTTTCTTTGCTCCGACAAGCCAATATGCAATAGCAAGACCGACAATCACAGCAGTTATAATGAGAAGTTCTTCTCCTTTTTCTAAAGAGAGCGAATAGATCAGTACTTTATAAGCACAGTAACCTTAAGTCCCATGACGGTAGTACATTTCTTACTAATATTTGGCTATACTCTCCATTATCATAAAAAACCATTAGAAGGACTACAAACCATGAATTTCAATATCACCACCACTCCCCTCAAAGAGATTAATGCCGACATTGAAATTGTCATTGTCATTGACAAAAATCTCAAACACAAAACCGTCAAGGACAGAAAACTGCTGAAAAAAGCAGACTTCTCCGGTGTACAGAACGAGATCTGCCATCTCATTGGCAAGAAGCGCATCTATGTAGGTGCCGACAACCTTAAAGGGGAAGCCATACGTCCTGCAGTAGCGACTGCTATCCGTTCGCTCAACGGAAAAAAAGGCTACAAAACCCTCAAGATCGCTACCTATCTCAGCCATCCACGCTGTTCTGCCTCCATCAGGGCAATGGTAGAAGGGCTGGTGCTGGGAAGCTACACCTTCACCAAATACAAAAGCAAAAAAGCCAAGAACCCTATCAAAACTGTAGAGATTTCTCTTGAGGGCTACGAACCACATGAAATTAGCATGGAGGTTGCTACACGTGCGGTACACAATGGAGAGATTACCGGAAGTGCCACCAACTACACTCGCAACATCGTCAATACACCACCTGATGATTTTTACCCAAACAGCATGGCCAAAAAAGCAAAAAATCTGGAAGAAAAACTAGGGCTTGGTTGTGAAATACTTAGCATCAAAGAGCTTCAAAAAGAGAAGATGCATGCCCTTCTTGCTGTTGCACGTGCTTCACGCCATAAGCCTTGTGTCATTCATCTGAGTCACAAACCAAAAGATGCTAAAAAAGTTATTACTCTTGTAGGAAAAGGACTTACATATGACTCTGGTGGACTTAGCCTCAAACCCAGTGATTATATGGTCACCATGAAGGCAGACAAGTCTGGAGCATCCACAGTCATTGGGATAATGAAAGCGGTTGCCGAAATGAACTTGCCTATTGAGGTGCATGGTTTTTTAGGCATGGTTGAGAACATGATAGGTGGCAACGCCTATAAACCTGACGATATACTCAGAGCCAAAAATGGCAAAACGATTGAAGTGCGTAATACAGATGCCGAGGGTCGTCTCGTGCTTGCTGATGTACTTTGTTATGCACAGCAGGAGGTGAAAGCAGACTATCTTTTTGATTTTGCTACCCTTACTGGTGCTTGTGTGGTCGGTGTAGGACACTATACATCAGGAGTCATGGGCTTCTGTGACGACCTCAAAAGCATGGTCAAGCAGCAGGCGAAGATAGCCGGAGAGCTGGTCACACCGCTGGACTTCAACGACTACCTCAAGAAGACCATCAAAAGCGAGATCGCCGATGTGTGTAACATCTCTAACACCCGTTATGGGGGCGCCATTACTGCAGGACAGTTCCTTGGTGAGTTTATTGACGAAGAACACAAAGAGAAGTGGGCACATATTGATATTGCCGGTCCTGCATTTATTGAACATGTTTGGGGAGAAAACCCTAATGGGGCTTCTGGTGCAGGGGTACGTATGATGCTTAGGCTTATTGAGAGTCTATGTAGGGAAAAAAGTCACCAATAGGGTTAACATACCTATATTGTTAACTATGAAAATCAATAATACGTATTAAGCAACCATCATCTAACCAAGATTTTGATAGAATCACGGCATTATTGATTGAAGGAAAATATTATGGGATTAGGTATTGGACTCGTAGGTCTACCCAATGTTGGAAAATCGACTACATTTAACGCACTCACGAAAGCACAAAATGCAGAGAGTGCCAACTATCCTTTCTGTACCATCGAACCCAATAAGGCAGTGGTACCTGTGCCCGATAAACGTCTAGATGGGCTAGCAAAGATTGTTAATCCTGAAAAGATACAGTACTCCACACTTGATTTTGTTGATATTGCAGGGTTGGTTAAGGGAGCAAGCAAGGGCGAAGGTCTAGGAAATAAGTTTCTTAGCAATATCCGTGAAACAGAGGTAATTTTACAGATTGTCAGATGTTTCGAAGATGAAAATATCACTCATGTAGAAGGCTCTATTGATCCGGTACGAGATATTGAGATTATCGAAACAGAACTATTGCTTGCCGATATGGAAGCTTTGGAGAAGCGTATTGCATCACTGCAGAAGAAGACTAAAGGCAATGACAGAGAAGCAAAACTCCAAATGCCTATTGCTGAAGCACTACTCAAACATCTTGAAGAAGGTAACCCTGCTTCTACCTTTGAAGATCGCAACAATGAAGGATTTTTAACACTATTGCGTGACCTTAGATTACTGAGCAATAAAGAGATTATGTATGGTGCCAATGTAGATGAAGGGGGACTTGAGTCAGAAAATACATATGTTCAATCACTCAAAGTCTATGCCAAAAAACATAACCGTGAAGTCATTAAACTTTGTGCCAAGGTCGAAGAGGAGATGATTGATTTTGATGAAGAAGATAAAATAGAGATGCTCGAGTCTCTTGGTGTCAAAGAGTCAGGTCTTGAGCAAATTATTCGAAAAGGGTTTGAAAAGCTGGGACTCATGAGCTATTTTACCGCCGGCATTAAAGAGGTACGTGCTTGGACTATTCGCCAAGATACTACTGCACCTAAAGCCGCTGCAGTCATTCACAATGACTTTGAGAAAGGCTTCATTCGTGCTGAAGTAATAAGCTATGAGGATTTTATTGAATATGGTGGCGAACAGGGAGCCAAAGAGGTGGGAAAAATGCGTTTGGAAGGGAAAGAGTATATTGTGCAAGATGGTGATGTAATGCATTTCCGTTTCAATGTATAATTTTGATAAAGTTTAGCAGTACCCAGAAGGTGAAAAAATGAAAAAATGGCTACTACCCAGTATAGCAATACTGCTTATATTATTTGGTTGCGAAAATAGGCATGGTACATTCCTTGAAACAGTAGAATCAAACAGTGATGCACCCTCCTCTATCACAAGACTGGTAGAAGCACTTAAGGTCAAAGACCTAACACACTTTGCCACCATAGACCATAGTGCCAATGCCGAGAAGATTGGTATGTTGCTCAAGCCTGAAACTGTTGTTGTCTTTGGTAGTCCCAAAGTGGGTACCAAACTGATGGTATGTAATGCTTCTATGGGGCTAGATCTCCCGCTACGTATACTTTTTACTACAGACTATGAAGGTATAACGCATATCACCTACACCAATCCAGAATATTGGACCCTCAAACACAATATTAAAGATAAGGGTTGTTTGACTATCATTCAAAAGATGCATATCATGCTAAAACAGCTTGCAGGCAAGGCTGCAGGAAAATAATCCCAAGGAAAGGGTTCAACCATGAAAAAGCTGCTATTTGTCCTGATATCGACAGGAGCTATACTCTTGGCTAAAACAGGATGCACACTCGTACAGTCTGGAAAGCTTAATGTGCTTTGGGAAGCCTACAAAACCCCTAACAAGATTGGTGTCAAGGGCAAGATGACCTCTGTAGCATATATTCCCCATCAGAAAGAGGGAAAGAACTTCAAAGAACTCTTTGTTGGTTCAAAAGTAGCAATAGACACAACCAAAGTCGACAGTGGAAACAGTGTGCGTGACCAGAAGCTGGTAAAGTTCTTCTTCGCACAGATGAGTCAGCCGAAGATCACTGGGGAGATTCTCTCCATCAAAGCAAACCCATACACCAAAGGAAAGCCCAGAACAGGAAAGATGGAAGTTGCCTTCGCCATGAACAGTAAAACTGTCAAAACAGTCCTTGACTACCACTATGAGAAAGAGGAGTTCAAGGCACAGGGAAACATCGACCTACTCGATTTTGCTGCAGGACAAGCCCTTGCAAGTATCAACAAAGCCTGTTATGACCTGCACAAGGGAAAGACATGGAGTGATATTAGCATTGGCTTTATTACCCATATCAAAGCGACACTTTGTAACGTAGAAAAAAAGTAGCCCTCTTGTGTCTCCACTTACAAAGCATACACTTTGCTGCCCGAAGAGATACTTGAGGCATGCAAGACTTATAAAATATAGAGTGCAGGAATTACAAAAATTTTAAACACTCGTCCAATATCCTGCTCGTGGCATTTTTTAAGGGTCTTAAAGGATTCAATTATATGCCAAAAAAATAGAAGGAGATGCTATGGCCAACATCTACTACCCTTACAAGACATTTATCAAAGATGTCAAAGCACTTGTGAAACTAACAAAAGATTTCAAGCCAGATGGATTGCTTGGTATTGCACGTGGTGGATTGACACTGACCCATGCCTATGCGCAAGCAACAGAAAACCGTAATCTCTTCATTATCAACTCCATTCTCTATGATGGAGAGGTAAAACGCTCCCACCCAAAACTACTCAATCTTCCAGAGCTAGGGTGCTGCAAGCAGGTACTTATTCTTGATGATATTGTTGACAGCGGGGAGACACTCAAGGCGGTACTGAGAGTACTACAAGAACGCTACCCTGACATCGACTTCAAGAGCGTTGTACTCTTTAGTAAACCTAATGCAC is a window from the Sulfurovum sp. genome containing:
- a CDS encoding adenine phosphoribosyltransferase — protein: MTLNPEEKKIIIESIRDIPDFPKSGIVFKDMTTLLNNPIAYKTLMDHLEARYRSYNLDYIAGIDARGFIFGAALADRLNIGFVPVRKKGKLPYTTISEKYLLEYGFDEVEIHIDAFNKNKEAKVLLVDDLIATGGTAKAVTSLIHKVGAQCVEACFILELAFLKGREKFSMPVYSVLQVD
- the trpB gene encoding tryptophan synthase subunit beta; protein product: MDLHQSLYIPKPSPFDPDSHGHFGKFGGRFVPETLMPALEQLRKDYETVRFSEDFWREVDYYYKHYVGRPSSLYHAANISQEIGAKIYLKREDLNHTGAHKINHCIAQAVLAKRLGKKKIIAETGAGQHGVATATVAALFGLECEVFMGAKDVARQELNVFRMKLLGAKVHAVESGSKTLKDAMNDAIRHWVTHARDTYYLIGTVAGPHPYPMMVRDIQSIIGWEAKQQLQEVEGTLPDKVIACIGGGSNALGIFNHFLKEKSVECIGIEAGGEGLEHKHGCSLEKGSPGVLHGQLSYLLQDEDGQIQEAHSISAGLDYPGIGPEHAYLKDNGIVTYDHITDDEAMEAFVWLSQKEGIIPAFESSHAIAYLKKMKPEEIKGKTILVNLSGRGDKDMMQAKDILAEQFV
- a CDS encoding leucyl aminopeptidase, whose amino-acid sequence is MNFNITTTPLKEINADIEIVIVIDKNLKHKTVKDRKLLKKADFSGVQNEICHLIGKKRIYVGADNLKGEAIRPAVATAIRSLNGKKGYKTLKIATYLSHPRCSASIRAMVEGLVLGSYTFTKYKSKKAKNPIKTVEISLEGYEPHEISMEVATRAVHNGEITGSATNYTRNIVNTPPDDFYPNSMAKKAKNLEEKLGLGCEILSIKELQKEKMHALLAVARASRHKPCVIHLSHKPKDAKKVITLVGKGLTYDSGGLSLKPSDYMVTMKADKSGASTVIGIMKAVAEMNLPIEVHGFLGMVENMIGGNAYKPDDILRAKNGKTIEVRNTDAEGRLVLADVLCYAQQEVKADYLFDFATLTGACVVGVGHYTSGVMGFCDDLKSMVKQQAKIAGELVTPLDFNDYLKKTIKSEIADVCNISNTRYGGAITAGQFLGEFIDEEHKEKWAHIDIAGPAFIEHVWGENPNGASGAGVRMMLRLIESLCREKSHQ
- the ychF gene encoding redox-regulated ATPase YchF yields the protein MGLGIGLVGLPNVGKSTTFNALTKAQNAESANYPFCTIEPNKAVVPVPDKRLDGLAKIVNPEKIQYSTLDFVDIAGLVKGASKGEGLGNKFLSNIRETEVILQIVRCFEDENITHVEGSIDPVRDIEIIETELLLADMEALEKRIASLQKKTKGNDREAKLQMPIAEALLKHLEEGNPASTFEDRNNEGFLTLLRDLRLLSNKEIMYGANVDEGGLESENTYVQSLKVYAKKHNREVIKLCAKVEEEMIDFDEEDKIEMLESLGVKESGLEQIIRKGFEKLGLMSYFTAGIKEVRAWTIRQDTTAPKAAAVIHNDFEKGFIRAEVISYEDFIEYGGEQGAKEVGKMRLEGKEYIVQDGDVMHFRFNV
- a CDS encoding DUF302 domain-containing protein; translated protein: MKKWLLPSIAILLILFGCENRHGTFLETVESNSDAPSSITRLVEALKVKDLTHFATIDHSANAEKIGMLLKPETVVVFGSPKVGTKLMVCNASMGLDLPLRILFTTDYEGITHITYTNPEYWTLKHNIKDKGCLTIIQKMHIMLKQLAGKAAGK
- a CDS encoding YceI family protein; protein product: MKKLLFVLISTGAILLAKTGCTLVQSGKLNVLWEAYKTPNKIGVKGKMTSVAYIPHQKEGKNFKELFVGSKVAIDTTKVDSGNSVRDQKLVKFFFAQMSQPKITGEILSIKANPYTKGKPRTGKMEVAFAMNSKTVKTVLDYHYEKEEFKAQGNIDLLDFAAGQALASINKACYDLHKGKTWSDISIGFITHIKATLCNVEKK
- a CDS encoding phosphoribosyltransferase domain-containing protein; amino-acid sequence: MANIYYPYKTFIKDVKALVKLTKDFKPDGLLGIARGGLTLTHAYAQATENRNLFIINSILYDGEVKRSHPKLLNLPELGCCKQVLILDDIVDSGETLKAVLRVLQERYPDIDFKSVVLFSKPNALIEPDYFLHETNEWIDFFWEKDFMDK